One window of the Cherax quadricarinatus isolate ZL_2023a chromosome 1, ASM3850222v1, whole genome shotgun sequence genome contains the following:
- the LOC128689159 gene encoding trichohyalin: protein MHFLPMWVLAVVGWVAAAAAPGVLPRNPEDGEDLGPALRDLARRKRGNAKSSIPYSNYRPVAGIHRYRYPLYRKRSYRPQYDYEDEVLLPEVEEEVMDYDDYYQAPSLFRERNRQQQQERNKKELLMEDDGYFTDEYNPEQLQLTPSRVPLRKKDYLYHLNNMPYSDLERLNYMYEMGKRDSDFLDDPHDFEALDQAHGGRKTLMPTPTEQFYDAIDSIRKKKAMYGGSSSSYDMDDSSDHLQKLKNFLTSAAGRYWRVRDAQEMAARDPMIRKKRDTGATPTTTTPLATTTNSSNTSSPQAKPTTTVSTHYQAQLATDRKKRAFSDYFRWEKRGEDPKDLDDFLTREYFKSIARSVGQKKKRMAYAQFEADKRSSGIEEFLENPSMLQYMQAKLKEAEEEVAEEAEAEIAGSGDTENLLTNIVVRLDALERMREALSQLEELQQQDDLHVQRKRAEAVPAAHKQQQQQATQRRAQQQQQQQQQQATLQKAQQQETKRRKKSEGNMNLGRLRRDKDDLHQLFMGNTREDCPVLERILLNCVGVSDVVGDQERSFLDSCLRHEVCYMCGAGLAVSQHECDAVLSSSLEKACSRNLDCLSAAGSTFNLLSDAGRYDQDGTCTHDPCVRQFLESR, encoded by the exons ATGCACTTCCTGCCGATGtgggtgctggcggtggtgggttGGGTGGCGGCTGCTGCAGCCCCTGGAGTCCTCCCTAGGAACCCTGAGGACGGGGAGGACCTAGGTCCCGCCCTCAGGGACCTAGCAAGACGCAAGAGAGGCAATGCTAAGTCCAGCATCCCATACTCTAACTACAGACCCGTGGCTGGTATTCACAG GTACCGATACCCACTCTACCGAAAGAGGTCCTACAGACCCCAGTACGACTACGAGGACGAGGTTCTCCTGCCAGAGGTTGAAGAAGAGGTTATGGATTACGATGACTATTACCAAGCACCTTCACTCTTCAGAGAGAGGAACcgccagcaacaacaggagcGCAATAAGAAAGAGCTTCTTATGGAAGACGACGGGTACTTCACTGATGAATATAATCCTGAGCAGTTGCAGCTGACTCCCAGCCGCGTGCCCTTGAGGAAAAAGGACTACCTCTACCACTTGAACAACATGCCTTACTCTGACCTCGAGCGCCTTAATTACATGTACGAGATGGGAAAGCGCGATTCCGATTTTCTCGATGACCCTCACGACTTCGAAGCACTTGACCAGGCACACGGAGGCCGCAAAACTCTCATGCCTACACCCACAGAGCAATTTTACGATGCAATTGACTCAATAAGGAAAAAGAAAGCCATGTATGGCGGCAGCTCCTCCTCATATGACATGGATGACTCTTCAGACCATCTCCAGAAGCTGAAGAACTTTTTGACATCTGCTGCAGGGAGATACTGGAGGGTACGAGACGCCCAGGAGATGGCCGCCAGGGACCCCATGATCAGGAAGAAGAGAGACACTGgcgccacccccaccaccaccactccactggCTACTACGACAAACTCAAGCAATACATCCTCGCCTCAGGCTAAACCAACCACCACAGTCTCCACCCATTATCAGGCTCAGCTGGCTACCGACCGCAAGAAGAGAGCCTTCAGCGACTACTTCAGGtgggagaagagaggagaagatCCTAAGGACCTGGATGACTTCCTGACGCGGGAGTATTTCAAGAGCATCGCGCGTtcagtgggccagaagaagaagAGAATGGCTTACGCTCAGTTCGAGGCTGACAAACGATCTTCAGGCATCGAGGAGTTTCTCGAGAACCCGTCCATGCTGCAGTACATGCAGGCAAAACTTAAAG AGGCTGAGGAGGAGGTGGCGGAGGAGGCTGAGGCTGAGATAGCCGGGAGTGGAGACACAGAGAACCTCCTCACCAACATCGTAGTGCGTCTCGACGCTCTGGAGCGCATGCGCGAAGCTCTCAGTCAGCTGGAGGAACTACAGCAGCAGGATGACCTTCATGTTCAGAGGAAGAGG GCAGAAGCAGTGCCAGCAGcacacaaacagcaacagcagcaggcgaCACAGAGGAGagcccaacagcagcagcagcagcagcagcagcaggcgacGCTGCAGAAAGCCCAGCAGCAGGAGACTAAGAGGAGAAAGAAATCGGAGGGTAACATGAACCTGGGGAGACTACGACGGGATAAAGACGATCTTCATCAACTTTTTATGGGTAACACCAGGGAAG ACTGTCCGGTGCTAGAAAGGATCCTGCTGaactgtgtgggtgtgagtgatgTGGTGGGTGACCAGGAACGCTCCTTCCTTGACTCCTGTCTGCGTCACGAAGTGTGTTATATGTGT GGTGCTGGCCTAGCAGTATCACAACACGAATGCGATGCAGTTCTCTCCTCGTCGCTGGAAAAGGCGTGCTCCCGCAACCTGGACTGCTTGAGCGCTGCAGGAAGCACCTTCAACCTGCTGAGCGACGCTGGACGCTACGACCAAGACGGTACCTGCACCCACGACCCCTGTGTCAGACAGTTCCTCGAGTCCCGCTGA